The Nocardiopsis composta genome includes the window GCGGAGGGGGCAGCCGCCTCTCCCCGACGCGCGACATTAGGTCCGACATGACTCAACAGGCTCAGCACTCTCCCCCCGCCCCGCACCTCCGGGCGCCCGAGGAGTCCCGGGTGTCCCGGCGCCGCCCCCCGCGCGGGGCCTCGGCGGCGCTGTACCCCCTGGGGTTCCTCGCGCTGCTCGCGGCGGCGTGGTTCCTCGCCACCGCCGGCGGGTTCGTCCAGCCCTACATCATCCCCTCTCCCGCGGACACCTGGAAAGCGCTTACCGACAACCCGGAGTACCTGTGGGAGCACACCCTCGTCACCACGGGGGAGACCCTCGCCGGGTTCGCGATCGCCGCGGTCGTCGGGGTGCTCGTCGCCGTCCTGATGGTCTACGCCCCGGCGCTGGAGAAGACCTTCTACCCGCTCATCCTCTTCGCCCAGGTGGTACCGAAGATCGCGATCGCGCCGCTGTTCGTGGTCTGGCTCGGCTTCGGAACCAGCCCGAAGATCCTGGTGGCCGTGCTCATGGCCTTCTTCCCCGTGGTCATCTCCGGCATCAGCGGGCTGCGCTCGGTCGACCCCGAACTCCTCGAACTGACCTCGACCATGGGCGCCTCCAGGCTCAAGACCTTCTGGAAGGTCCGCCTCCCCGCGGCGCTGCCCGAGCTGCTGTCCGGGCTCAAGGTCGCGGCGACCCTGGCGGTCACCGGCGCGGTCGTGGGGGAGTTCGTCGGCGCCAACTCCGGCCTGGGCTACGTGATCCTGCAGGCCAACGGCAACATCGACACCGCGATGCTGTTCGCCGCCCTGATCATCATGTCGGCCCTGGGAGTCCTGCTCTTCGCGGTCATCCAGGTCGCCGAAGCGCTCCTGATCCCCTGGCACGCCTCCCGCCGCAACCGCGGCTGACCGCGGCGGCGGACGACCGACGCGTCCGCCGGCACCCTCCGCGCCGACCGCTCGGCGCCGTCCACCGCACCCCGATCCGAAGGGGGACCCCATGACCGTCCGCAGACCCCACCGCTCCCCGAAACGGGCCCCGGCCGTCCTCACCGCCGGCGCCGCGGTGCTCGCCCTGGCCGCCTGCGGGGGCGGAGAAGGCGCCGGCGAGGGCGCCACCGACGTCACCCTGCAGCTCAACTGGTATCCCTACGGCGAGCACGCCCCCTTCTACTACGGAGTGGAGGAGGGGATCTTCGAGAAGCACGGGATCGCGCTCTCCATCGAGGCCGGCCAGGGCTCCGCCAAGACCGTCCAGGCGGTCGGCCAACAGCGCTTCGACTTCGGCTGGGCCGACGCCCCCGCACTGCTCGCCAACATCGACGAGGGGGTCGACGTCAAATCCGTCGGCGCCTTCCTGCAGACCACGCCCTCGGCCGTGCAGGTGTTCGCCGACTCGGGGATCGCCGAGCCCGGGGACCTCGCGGGCAGGACGATCGCGGTCTCCGCCGGCGACGCGCCCACCACGACCTTCCCCATGTACCTCGAAGCGGTCGGGCTCGCCGAGTCCGACGTCGAGCAGCAGAACCTCGACCCCGCCGGCAAGAACGCGGCGATGATGTCCGGCAAGGTCGACGGCCTCATCGGGTTCGCCCACGACCAGGGGCCGACGATCGCGGCCACCAGCGGCAAGGAGGTCGACTACCTCCGCTACTCCGACGCCGGACTCAACTTCTTCAGCAACGGCCTCATCGCCCACTCCGAGACCATCGAGGGCGACCCCGACCTGGTGGAGCGGATGGTGGCCGCCACCTCCGAGGCGTTCACCGCGGCGCAGGAGGCCCCCGAGGACGCGGTGGCGGCGATGGAGGGCGAGGACCCCCAGCTGCCCGAGGCCGACGTGCTCGCCGAGCAGTGGCGGCAGACCGTCCCGCTGCTGCACACCGAGAACACCGAGGGCCGGGCACCGGGCCACAACGCCGGGGAGGACTGGGAGCAGACCGTCTCCGTGCTGGCCGAGGCCGGGCTGATCGACGAGGCGAAACCGATCGAGGAGTACTACGACGCCTCGTTCACCACCGAGGGAGGGTGACCATGCCCGCCAGGAGCACACCGGCCGCCGCGGGCGGCACCGGATCCGGATCCCCCGGGGCCGGCGGGCCGATGGTCGACGTCCGGGGCGTCGACGTGGCCTTCACGACGAAGTCCCGCACGGTGCACGCGCTCAGCGGCATCGACCTGGCCATCGAGCCCGGCGAGTTCCTCAGCGTCGCCGGCCCCTCCGGCTGCGGCAAGTCGACCCTGCTGCGGGTGATCGCCGGACTCACCCGGCCCAGCGCCGGCGAGGTGGCCCTGCGCGGCACCCCCGTGCAGGGGCCGCGCCGCGACGTCGGATTCGTCTTCCAGCGCGCCGCGCTCCTCGACTGGCGCAACGCCCGGGACAACATCCTCTTCCAGGCCGAGATGCGCGGGCTGCCCAGGGCGTCGGCGCGCCGGCGCGCCGACGAGCTCATCGAGATGACCGGGCTGAGCGGCTTCGAGAAGGCCATGCCCTACGAGCTCTCCGGCGGGATGCAGCAGCGCGTCTCGCTCTGCCGCGCCCTGCTGCACCGGCCGGACGTGCTGCTCATGGACGAGCCCTTCGGCGCCCTCGACGCGCTGACCAGGGAGACCATGAACGTCGAGCTGCGCCGGATCTGGGAGGAGACCGGCATGACCGTGGTGCTGGTGACGCACTCGGTGGCCGAGGCCGTCTACCTGGCCTCCCGGGCGGTCGTCATGGGGCCGCGCCCCGGGCGCATCATCGAGCGGTTCACCGTCGACATCCCCGGCCACCGCGGCTACGAGTCCACCTTGGAGAGGCCGGAGTTCCACCGGATAGCCGGGCGCATCCGAGAACTCCTGGGCTCCACCGCCGCCTCCGACTGACCCCGAGACGACCTGGAAGAGCGACATGACGACACAGACCATCGGGATCATCCTGAACGGGGTCACCGGGCGCATGGGCTACCGCCAGCACCTGGTCCGCTCGATCCTGGCCATCCGCGACGAGGGCGGACTCCGGCTCCCCGACGGCTCCCGGGCGCAGCTCCGCCCGGTCCTGGTGGGCCGCAGCAAGGACAGGCTGGAGCAGATCGCGCACCGCCACGGGATCGCCGAGTACACCACCGACCTGGACGCCGCCCTCGCCGACGACGGCCTGCACGTCTACGCGGACTTCCTGCTGACCAGCGCCCGCGTGCCGGCGCTGCGCAGGGCGATCGCCGCGGGCAAGGCCCTGTACAGCGAGAAGCCGACCGCCGAGACCCACGCCGAGGCCGCCGACCTGGCCCGCGAGGTGGAACGCGCCGGCCTGCACAACGGCGTGGTGCACGACAAGATCTACCTGCCGGGCCTGCGCAAGCTCAAGCGCCTGCTCGACTCCGGGTTCTTCGGCCGGGTGCTCTCGGTGCGCGGCGAGTTCGGCTACTGGGTCTTCGAGGGGGACTGGCAGCCGGCCCAGCGCCCCAGCTGGAACTACCGCCGGGAGGACGGCGGCGGGATCGTCGTGGACATGTTCCCGCACTGGAGCTACGTCCTGGAGCACCTGTTCGGGCCGGTGCGCACCGTCTACGCGCACACGGCGACCCACATCCCCAAGCGCGTCGACGAGCAGGGCCGGACCTACGCCGCCACCGCCGACGACGCCGCCTACGCGATCTTCGAGGTGGGCCGGGACGTCGTGGTCCAGATGAACTCCAGCTGGTGCGTGCGGGTCGATCGGGACGAGCTCGTGGAGTTCCAGGTCGACGGGACCCGGGGATCGGCCGTCGTCGGGCTGTTCAACGGCCGGGTGCAGTCGCGCGAGGTGACCCCGCGCCCGGTGTGGAACCCCGACCTGGCCGACGCGCACGACTACCGGGCGGACTGGGCCGCGGTGCCCGACAACGGGGAGTTCGCCAACGGCTTCCGGGCCCAGTGGGAGGAGTACCTGCGCGACTTCGCGGCCGGCCGCCCGCACCGCTTCGACTTCGCCTCGGCCGCCCGCGGCGTGCTGCTGGCCGAGCGGGCCCTGGAATCCGCCGCGGCCGGCCGGCGGGTCGGGCTCGGCGAGGGGCCGGAGGCCGGGCGATGACCGCGGTGCCGCTGCCGCGCGCCTCGGGCCGCCTGGACGCCAGGACCCTCAGGGCGGCCGGCGTGCCCGCGCCGGCGCGCGGGCACCACCGGGTCCGCTCGGTCTACGCCGCGGCCCACGTGGTGCCGGTGGCCTGGGGGGAGAACGTGCCCGGAGCCCCGGCCGAAGTGGACTGGGAGGCGACCCTGGGGTTCCGGCGGCGGGTGTGGAGCCTGGGGCTCGGCGTCGCCGAGGCGATGGACACCGCGCAGCGGAACATGGGCCTGGACTACCCGGCCACCCGCCTGCTGGTCGAGCGCTCGGCGCGCGCCGCCGCGGAGTACGGGCGCGCGCACGGCGTCCCCGTCCGCGACCTCATCGTCTCCGGGGTCAACACCGACCAGCTCCCGGACGCCCCGGTGACCCTGGCCGAGGCGGTGCGGGCCTACCGCGAGCAGCTCGACCACGTCGAGTCCACCGGCTCCGGGGCGGTGATCATGGCCAGCAGGCACGTCGCGGCCGCCGCCCGGGACGCCGCGGACTACCTGAAGGTCTACTCCGAAGTGCTGGGAGCCGCACGGGAGCCGGTGGTGCTGCACTGGCTGGGCGCCGCCTTCGACGCCCGCCTGGACGGCTACTTCGGCTCCCGGGACCCCTACGAGGCCATGGACACCGTGCTCGCGATCATCGAGGAGCACCCCGACCGGGTGGCGGGGATCAAGCTGTCCCTGCTCGACGCGGAGGCCGAGACGGCGCTGCGCGCCCGGCTGCCGCGCGGCGTGCGCATGTACACCGGCGACGACTACAACTACGTCGACCTCGTGCTCGGCGACGGGCGGCACCGCTCGGACGCGCTGCTGGGCGCCTTCGCCGCCGTCGCCCCGCTGGCCTCGGCCGCGCTGAGCGCACTGGAGGAGGGGGACGCCGGCGGCTACCGGAGGATCCTCGGCCCGACCGAGGCGCTGTCCCGGCACCTCTTCGCGCCCCCCACCCGGTACTACAAGACCGGCGTCGCCTTCCTCGCCTGGCTCAACGGGCACCAGCCGGCGTGGCCGATGGTCGGCGGACTGCACTCGGCCCGCAGCCTGCCGCACCTGGCCCGGGCCCTGGAGCTCGCCGACGACTGCGGGGCCCTGACCGCCCCCGAACTCGCCGCGGAGCGGTGGCGCGCACTGCTGCGCGTGCACGGCGTCCCGGCGGAAGGAACCGGCGCCGAGGGAGGGCCGCGATGAGCATCGAACGCTTCTCGCTCAACCAGGCCACGGTCAAACGGGCGGACCTGGCGACCGTCCTCGACCTGGCCGCGGCCGCCGGCGTCCCCGCGGTGGGGCTCTGGCGCGACCGGGTCGCCGAGATCGGGCTGGAGGAGGCTGCGTCCAGGCTGGCCGGCTCCGGCCTGCGCTTCTCCAGCCTGTGCCGGGGCGGGTTCCTCACCGACCCGGGCGCGGCGGGCGAGGCCTGGGCGGAGAACCTGCGGGCGATCGAGGAGGCGGCGGCGCTCGCCGCGGCCGGGGCGCCGGGCTCGGCACCGGTCCTGGTCCTCGTCGTGGGCGGGCTGCCGCCCGGGGACCGGGACCTGCGGGGCGCGCGGGACCGCGTGCGCCGGATGCTGCACCGCCTCGCACCCGAGGCCCGGGCCCGCGGGGTGCGCCTCGCCCTGGAACCGATGCACCCGGTGTTCTGCGCGGACCGGGCGGTGGTCTCCACCCTGGCGCAGGCCCTGGACCTGGTCGCCGACCTGGATCCGGAGGTGGCCGGGGTCGCCGTCGACACCTACCACGTCTGGTGGGACCCCCAGGTGCTGCCGGCGATCGCGCGCGCCGGGGAGGAGGGCAGGATCGCCTGCTACCAGGTGTGCGACTGGATCACCCCGGTACCCGAGGGGGCGCTCCTGGGGCGCGGCCTCCCCGGGACCGGGCACATCGACTTCGCCTCCCTGACCCGCGCCGTCGAAGAGGCCGGCTACCGCGGGGACGTCGAGATCGAGGTGTTCCACCGGGAGGTCTGGGACGCCCCCTTCGAACGGGTCGTCGGCGACTGCGCGAAGTCCTTCGAGAACACCGTCGCGCCGCACCTGCGCGGGGGGTGACCGGCCGCTGCCGGCGCCCCGCTCCCCGGTCCCCGCGGCGCCGGAGAGCCGGCCCGGCGTGCGGCCGGCCGCGGTTCCGGCCGGGCGGGGGAGGGAGGCGGCGGGTCCGGGGTCCCCGAGGGGCGGACCCGCCGCCGGCCGGCCGCTCAGTCGGCGCGGAAGTCGGCCACCCGGATCGGCGAGGGAGCGGTGCCGGTGCTCGGCTCCTGGTAGAGGACGGAGAAGCGGCCGTCCTCCAGCAGCCGGTCGTCGTCGACCAGCACCTCGCCGAAGGCGCCGAGGCCGTCGTGCACCTTGGTCCAGTCGGTCCATCCGCTCTCGGCGCTCGCGGCCATGATCCGGCCTCCCGGCATGATCACGTAGGCGTCGTCGTCGGCGTCCAGGACCAGCTTCGAGCGCCCGAAGGCGTTCAGGGGCTCGGGGATCTCGGTCTTGCGCCATTCGCCCGAGCCGTCGCGGTACAGGTGGAAGGCGCGGCCGTGCCGCCTCCGGTCCTCGGTGAAGTCGGTGACGCAGGAGGTGAAGCGCCCCGGGACGTAGCTGATGACGAGGTGCGGCTCGCCAGCGGAGTCGGTGGCCTGGGTCTCCTGGTTCAGCAGGGCGTGGTCGGCGGGGAGCGGGTCCACGACGTGCCCGGGGGTGTCGACCGAGAGCAGCCGGTCGCCGCCGGTGACCGCGGCGGTGGATCCGTCCTCCGTGCGCCAGGTGCGGCCCTCGTCGTCGCTGTAGACGTATCCGGTGTCGTGGTTGGTGACGTTGCCGGGGCCGCAGGAGATGTCCCCGGACTGCTCGCGCCAGGTGAACGAGGCGTGCAGGCGCCCGTCGGGGTCGTAGCCGATGCCGTGCAGGTACAGGTTGCGCCGTTCGCTCGAACCCCCGTTGGCCTCGTAGGTGCCGGTGGCCGACGACCAGGCGCCGAGCCTGGTCCATGCGCCGTCGCGGTACTCGGCCAGCTCCGATACGCCGTTCCCCGAGACGCCGGTGCGGAAGCTGAGCTGGAGCCCGCCCGAGGGGGTCTGCAGGAACCGGGGGTAGGTGAACGTGCCGACGTCCACGCCTTCCAGGTCGCGCTGGACCTCCCCGAACGCCTCCGCCCGCCAGGCGGAGTCGGGGGCGCCGGCGAGCCCGGCCTCTGAGCGGAAGTAGTGGACGGTGCTGGAGTGGGTGTCCAGCGCCACGTGCAGGCGGCCGTCCTCGGGGGAGACGCCGAGGGAGATGGTGTTGTGCGAGTCGTCCCGGGACAGCGTGTGGGGGAGCGTGACGCTCTTCCACTCGCCGTGCCCGCCCTCGGGTGAGAAGGCGCGCCGGGCGATGACCGGTGAGCGGTCGGCGGTGTACCAGGTCGCGTACTGGTGGCCTCCATGGGTCAGGACCGCGTCCTGCTGGAAGGAGGAGTTGTTCACCAGGCCGTCGTAGGAGACGAAGTAGAGGGCCTGTTCGTCCAGGACGGTGTCGCCGGTCAGGGTGAGGCCGGCCGCGGCCTGCGCGGGGGAGGGGAGCAGCGGGGCGGCGACGGCGGCCGCGGCCGCCGCGGCCAGGAACCTGCGCAACTGGGACGTGCGGGGATGTGCCATGCCGGTCTCCTTCTGTCGGCTCGTCGGGGGGAGGGGAGGCCGGGCGGAGCCCCGCCCCCGGAGGCGGGGCGGGGTGCGCCGGGGTGGAGCAGGACGGGGGCGGTCGCGGCGGTGGAACGGGGAGCGGGGAGGCGCCTCCCTCCTCCTCACCGAAGGGCCGAGGGCTCTGCGGAGCCGGTGGGGGAGGCGGTGTGCGGACACGGGCGGTCGTCGGACGCCGGGGGGCGGCGCCTTCGCCGGGAGGGCGGTGGATGCGGGCGGTCGGAGCGGGCGCGATCTGCTGCGGCCGGGGCCGTCCCGGTCCGGAGCCGGGGCCGGAGGGGGCGGAACCCGGCCGCGCCCGCCGGCGTCGCCGGAGGTTCGGGGGGCGGGCGCCCCGGGCCTCGGCGGCCGGTGCGGCGGGCGCCGGCGCCGGGGAGGGGCGCTGCTCGAGGGCGGTGGATCGGTTCCGTGCCGGGGCGGCCGCTGTGGCGGCGGGGGGCGGAGGGGGCGTCGGGGCGGGAGCGCCGCGGTCCTCGGCCGGAACAGGGTTTGAATCGTTTCAGGCGATGAGGTGGCCGTGACGCTACGGCCTGAGTCTCGGCGCTGTCAAGGGCCGCCCGCCCGGCGTCCGGCCGGCGCCCGCTGCCGGAGCGGGGCGCCGGCGGCGGGGGAGCGCGCAGGCCGGGGCGGAGGTCAGGCCGAGGGGGCCGGTCCCGAGGTGGAGGCGCGGACGATCAGCTCCGGGTCGTAGAGGATCCTGCGGTGCTCGTGCCCGCCGGTGTCCCGGGCCTCGGCGAGCAGGAGCTCGGCGGCGGTCCGGCCGAGCAGCCGGCGCGGCTGGCGGACCGAGGTGAGGGGGACGGCGGCGGCCTCGGCGAACTCGATGTCGTCGTAGCCGACCAGCGCGATGTCCTCGGGGACGCGCAGCCCCAGTGCGGCGCACTGGCGCAGTACGCCCAGGGCGAGCAGGTCGTTGGCGCAGAACACGGCGGTCGGGCGGTGCCCGGCGGGCAGTGCGGCGATGTGCTCCGCGGCGCGGCGGCCCTCGGCGATGGTCAGCGCGGCCGTCTCCACCACCTGCAGGTCCGCGCCGCCGGTCCGCTGCAGGGCCCTGCGGGCCCCGGAGAGCCGGTCGGCGACCTGCCCGAGCGGGAGCGGTCCGCCGACGAAGGCGAGCCGGCGGTGGCCGGCGGCGAGCAGGTGCTCGGCGGCGATGTCGCCGCCGAGCACGTCGTCCACCGCGACCGAGCACAGGTCGCCGCGGGCGGGGCGGTCGACCAGGACGACCGGGGTGCCGCGGGCGGCGAGCGCCGCGATCCGCGGGTCGTCGGGGTCGACCGGGGTGATCAGCACGCCGGTGACCCGCTGCTGTTCGAGCAGGTCCAGGAAGAACGCCTGGCGGTCGGCGTCCTCTCCGCTGTTGCACAGGTAGAGCGCGAGGCCGGCCGGGTCGGTGGTGCGCTGGACGCCGTCGGCCACGTCGGTGAAGAACGGGTTGGCGGTGTCGTGCAGGACGTAGGCGACGGTCCGGCTGGCGCCGCTGCGCAGCTGGCGGGCGGAGTCGTTGCGGATGAAGCCGAGCGCCTCGATGGAGCGCTGGACCCGGCCGCGGGTCCGCTCGCTGACCAGCTCGGGGCGGTTGAGCACGTTGGAGACCGTGCCGAGGGAGACGCCCGCGTGCGCGGCCACGTCCTTCATGCTGGGCGCGGCGTCTCCCCGCAAGCGTTCCTCCCCGGTGCTGCCCCTGGATCCCCGCTCCCGGCGGGATCCCCCGACAGGACCCGACTCTAGATCAACCGGGCCCCGGCGGTGGAACGGGGCCGGACGGCGGCCGGAACCCGGGACACCTGCCCGTCCCGCATGGGAGTCCCGCCTTCCGGCGGCCTGTCCGCCCGGAGTCCGCCGGCGGGGAGGGGCGCCGGGGCGGCCGGGAAGCGCCGGCATGCCGGGGCGCCCCCGGGGCTCTTCGCTCCCTTCCGGGGCGCGCGGGGCAGGTGCTGGCGGAGGCATGTCACCGCAGGTCAAGAGAGGGAAAGGAGGGATCCGCTCTGTCGGCGGCCCCGGGGCGCGGGCGGGGCCGCCGGTGCGGGGCGGATTCGGCGGAGGAGGGTTGACGCGGCGCGGGGAAGCGTGCGAGCGTAGCGCACATCACTTTTTGAATCGTTTCAAAAACGGTTCTGCGAGTGGCACCCCCAATCGTTCGCCCGGTCACCCGCTCTCGTCCATCGCCGGCGGCCCTCCTCCGAACAGGAGCGAAGCAATGACGAACCGACCAGACCCGCTGCAGCCCCGGACCCCGCCCGGCGGCGATCGGCCGGAGTCCCGGCCCCTCGCCCCAGGCGCGGAGCGTGACGCCGGCAGGGGTGCCCGGCCCGGAACCTCGCCCGGTGCCGCGTTCCGGTCTCGCGGCCGGGGGAACGGTGTCGGCCGCGCCGGTAGGGCCGACCGCGCCGGACACCGCGGGCCGTCGCTCCGGCACCGTCTGCACGGCCTTCCGCTCGCCCGAAGGCCGCACCGGGCCTAGCCGCCCGGAGCCCGGCGGGAGGCCCGGCAGGCGAACGGCGGTGGGCCGCAGCCCTCTGCACGCCCCGGAACCGCTCCCGGTGCGCCGGTGAGCGGGGACCGAGCCGCCCGGGCGGCCGCGACCAGGCGGTGCCGGGGAGGCGCCGGGCTTCCGCTCCTCCTGCGCCAGGCCCATCGGGCCCACCGAACCGCGCCCTCCGGGTGCCGCACCCCCGCTTCGCAGCGGCGGCGGCCCGGACGGCGGGTCCTCCTCCGCCCCGCGCCCGCGCCGACCCCGCGGTGACAGGCGAACGGAACATCCGGACGCCCGCCCCGCCCGCCGGAGCGGCCGGGGACCCCCTCGACCACACGGAGAACCAGTACAGATGACGGCTGCGACGACATCAGCGTCGAAATGGAAGGCCACCACGGCGGTGGCCATGTCCAACTACATCGAGGCCGGATCGATCATCGCGATCGCCACCAGCCTCAGCCTGTGGCAGGCGGAGTTCGGCCTGGACAGCATGGCGGTGGGGCTGCTGAGCGCGCTGAGCGCCAACGCGTTCGGCGCGGCCATCGGCGCCGCGCTCGGCGGTCCGCTCTGCGACCGCTACGGCCGCAAGTTCATCTACACCTACGACCTGCTCCTCTACATGCTCGGCACGCTCTTCGCGGTCTTCGCGGTGAACTTCGGCATGCTGCTCACCGGGTTCGTGCTCACCGGGATCGCGGTCGGCGCAGGCGTGACGGCCGCCTGGACCTACATCGCGGAGGAGGCGCCGGACGAGCGCCGCGCCGGCCACGTCGGGGTGGCCCAGCTCGCCTGGTCGATCGGACCGGCCATCGGCTACCTGCTCGCGGTGTTCGCCGAGCCGCTCGGCCTGCTCGGCGCCCGGCTCATCTTCGCCCACCTGTTCGTCGTCGCCGCCATCACCTGGTGGGTGCGGCGCGGGCTCGACGAGTCGCAGCGCTGGAAGGACAAGGAGTCCAACCCCGACCGGGTCGGCACCTACCAGGGCTTCCTCCAGCTCTTCACGAACCGGAAGAACGTCACCGCGCTGCTCTTCCTCATCGGCGTCTACGGTCTGTGGAACACCGTCGCCGGGCAGGCCGGGATCTTCCAGCCGCGCATCTACGAGGCGACCGGGCTGACCGACGCGAGCTCCCAGTACCTCCTCCAGGTCCTCGTCTGGGGGCTGACCTCCGCGGCGACCTTCTGGGGGTTCATGCGCTACGGCGACAGCTTCTCCCGGCGCCGTCTCTACTGCATCGGCGCCGCCCTCGGCATCGCCGCCTGGGCGGCCCTCATCTACGGCCCGCCCGGATGGTTCTCGCTGCTGTTCTTCGCGATCGGGTGGGGCGTCTCCTCCGGCATCGGCGCGCAGGCCTTCTACGGCCTGTGGGCGGCGGAGCTGTTCGCCACCCGGTACCGGGCCTCCGCCCAGGGCGTGATGTTCATGCTGGTGCGCGTCATGGTCGGCGTCCTCAGCCTCTGGTTCCCGCTGATGCTCGAGCAGACCGGCATCCACACCGTGGGCGTCCTCATCCTCGGCCTGCTGGTGGCCGCCCTGCTCATCGGCACCGTCTGGGCGCCGAAGACGCAGGGCAAGACGCTGGAGCAGATCGAGGTCGAGCGGTACGGCCGCGTGCTCGATCCGGGGAGCGGCGCCCGGGCGGAGGCCGAGACCGGGAACTGACGGCGGCGGGCCCGGGCGGCGCCCCGGGCCCGGCCGCCCCGCAGAACGAGAAGTAAGGAGGGGACCGATGGAACGCGTGTGCTTCCGCATGCAGGTGCGGCCCGAGCGGCTGCCGGAGTACATCGAACGGCACCGGGCGGTGTGGCCGGAGATGCTCCGCGCCCTGCGGGATGCCGGCTGGACGAACTACTCCCTGTTCGCCCAGGACGACGGCACGGTCATCGGCTACCTGGAGACCGAGGACTACGAAGCGGCCCGGGCGCGGATGGAGCCCGCCCGGATCAACGCGGAGTGGCAGGCGTCCATGCGCCCGCTCTTCGCCGAGGGCGGGTCCTTCGCGGCGGGACCCGTCCGGCTGCGGGAGATCT containing:
- a CDS encoding L-rhamnose mutarotase, which produces MERVCFRMQVRPERLPEYIERHRAVWPEMLRALRDAGWTNYSLFAQDDGTVIGYLETEDYEAARARMEPARINAEWQASMRPLFAEGGSFAAGPVRLREIFHLEDRLAAAEPAAPAAGTATGGNTQ